The proteins below are encoded in one region of Acetobacteroides hydrogenigenes:
- the metH gene encoding methionine synthase, which produces MSNRSNLEQALRRRVLVLDGAMGTQIQRFKLTEEDYRGSRFASIAARVKGNNDMLVLTQPQVIAAIHEEYLQAGADIIETNTFNANAISMADYEMQDLVYEINLEAAKLAKQACEKYSTAERPRFVAGSMGPTNKTASMSPDVNNPAYRAISFDTLVRAYYEQVRGLVDGGADMLLVETVFDTLNAKAALFAIEQYNDEHGTDIPVMVSGTITDASGRTLSGQTAEAFLVSVSHVNLLSVGFNCALGAKQLRPYIETISAKAPFHISAHPNAGLPNQFGEYDQSPEMMAEIIEEFLKDGLLNIIGGCCGTSPAHIAAIAKVAERYAPREMVKRDPVTTFSGLEPVSVTKESNFVNIGERTNVAGSKMFARLIREEKFEQALSVAQGQVEGGAQLIDVCMDDAMLDAKSAMVNFLNLIASEPEIARLPIVIDSSKWEVLEAGLKCVQGKSVVNSISLKEGEEEFIRKAKLVKRYGAATVVMLFDEKGQADTYERKIEIAEKSYKILTEKVGFPPQDIIFDPNILAIATGIEEHNSYGLNYIKACEWIKQNCPYAKISGGVSNLSFSFRGNDTVREAIHSVFLYHAIKAGMDMGIVNPGMLQVYDEIEPDLLKLVEDAVLNRRKDATERLLVYADKVKTQAKGGEEEHKKDAWREQPVAERLKHALIKGITDYIDEDVEEARHNYPATLHVIEGPLMDGMNVVGDLFGAGKMFLPQVVKSARVMKKAVAYLTPFIEEEKAKSGNPSSAGKVLMATVKGDVHDIGKNIVSVVLACNGYEIIDLGVMVPAEKILEAAKEHNVDVIGLSALITPSLEEIIHVVREMKRQDFNIPVFFGGATTSKIHTAVKIATEYNSGAIYVKDASRAVGVVRSLISENRKEYIDKVNEEYTHMREEHNRLRSANEYVSLADARANRVKTDWATLPIAEPKQKGTFVLEDYSLEELAKYIDWTYYFFAWDITGRYPKIFHDPVKGEEAKKLYEDAQVMLKRIVEEKLFTANGVYSILPANSIEEDVALYNTKGDEVTRFHFLRNQEKRTEEAKPNYSLADYIAPLDSGRKDYLGTFAVTVHGADKLVEEFKSIGDDYSAIIVKLLADRFAEAFAERLHERVRKEFWGYSAAEELPLEELLHEDYQGIRPAAGYPSCPEHSEKRTCFDLLEAGKNIGAKLTENYAMYPGASVCGWYFAHPESMYFNLGRITKEQVELYAQRKGVSVEEAERLLRPNLGY; this is translated from the coding sequence ATGTCGAACAGGAGCAATCTGGAGCAAGCGCTCCGCCGCAGGGTACTGGTGCTTGATGGCGCAATGGGTACACAAATCCAACGCTTTAAGCTTACCGAGGAGGACTACCGCGGCAGCCGATTTGCTAGCATAGCAGCACGGGTTAAGGGCAACAACGACATGCTGGTGCTTACCCAGCCACAGGTTATTGCCGCCATTCACGAGGAGTACCTGCAGGCAGGTGCCGATATCATCGAAACCAACACGTTTAACGCCAACGCCATCTCGATGGCCGACTACGAGATGCAGGATTTGGTGTACGAGATCAACCTCGAGGCCGCCAAGTTGGCCAAGCAGGCATGTGAGAAGTACTCGACTGCCGAGCGTCCCCGCTTTGTTGCCGGCTCTATGGGGCCTACCAACAAAACGGCATCGATGTCGCCCGATGTGAACAACCCCGCCTACCGCGCCATCAGCTTCGATACGCTGGTACGCGCCTACTACGAGCAGGTTCGTGGTTTGGTAGATGGTGGCGCCGACATGCTGCTGGTTGAAACTGTTTTTGACACGCTAAATGCTAAGGCAGCCCTATTTGCCATAGAGCAGTACAACGACGAGCACGGCACCGATATTCCCGTTATGGTATCGGGCACCATTACCGATGCTAGCGGACGCACCCTGTCGGGACAGACCGCTGAGGCATTTCTGGTATCCGTATCGCACGTAAACCTGTTAAGCGTAGGGTTCAACTGCGCACTTGGTGCAAAGCAGCTACGCCCCTACATCGAAACGATTAGCGCGAAAGCGCCTTTCCACATAAGCGCCCATCCTAATGCCGGGCTTCCTAACCAGTTTGGCGAGTACGACCAAAGTCCGGAGATGATGGCCGAAATCATAGAGGAATTCCTAAAGGATGGTCTACTGAACATCATCGGCGGATGCTGCGGCACCTCGCCAGCCCATATTGCGGCCATCGCCAAGGTGGCAGAGAGGTACGCACCTCGAGAGATGGTTAAGCGCGATCCCGTAACCACCTTCAGCGGATTGGAACCAGTTAGCGTAACCAAGGAGTCGAACTTTGTAAACATCGGCGAGCGTACCAACGTGGCCGGATCGAAGATGTTTGCCCGATTAATCCGCGAGGAGAAGTTCGAGCAGGCGCTATCGGTTGCCCAAGGACAGGTGGAGGGCGGCGCACAGCTTATCGACGTGTGCATGGACGATGCCATGCTCGACGCCAAGAGCGCAATGGTAAACTTCCTCAACCTTATCGCTTCCGAGCCAGAAATTGCTCGTCTACCTATCGTCATTGACTCCTCTAAGTGGGAGGTGCTTGAAGCTGGACTTAAGTGCGTACAGGGAAAATCGGTGGTAAACTCCATCAGCCTAAAGGAGGGCGAGGAGGAGTTCATCCGCAAAGCTAAGCTCGTGAAGCGCTACGGTGCCGCCACCGTGGTGATGCTCTTCGACGAAAAGGGGCAAGCCGACACCTACGAGCGCAAGATTGAGATTGCAGAAAAATCGTACAAGATACTTACCGAAAAGGTAGGATTCCCACCACAGGATATCATCTTTGACCCCAACATTCTGGCTATTGCCACGGGAATCGAGGAGCACAACAGCTACGGCCTTAACTACATCAAGGCCTGCGAGTGGATTAAGCAGAATTGTCCCTACGCCAAGATTAGCGGCGGGGTGAGCAACCTCTCGTTCAGCTTCCGCGGCAACGACACCGTGCGCGAGGCCATCCACTCGGTATTCCTCTACCACGCCATCAAGGCAGGTATGGATATGGGTATTGTTAACCCCGGGATGCTTCAGGTGTACGACGAGATTGAGCCAGATTTGCTGAAGTTGGTGGAAGATGCCGTACTCAACCGCCGCAAGGATGCCACCGAACGCCTTTTGGTGTATGCCGATAAGGTTAAGACGCAGGCCAAGGGAGGCGAAGAGGAGCACAAGAAGGATGCTTGGCGCGAGCAGCCCGTTGCCGAAAGGCTTAAGCATGCGCTGATAAAGGGCATCACCGACTATATCGATGAGGATGTAGAGGAGGCTCGCCACAACTACCCTGCTACGCTTCACGTTATCGAAGGTCCGTTGATGGACGGCATGAACGTGGTTGGCGACCTATTTGGCGCCGGGAAGATGTTCCTGCCCCAAGTGGTAAAGAGCGCCCGCGTGATGAAAAAGGCCGTTGCCTATCTAACCCCCTTCATCGAAGAAGAGAAGGCCAAGAGCGGCAACCCATCATCGGCGGGTAAGGTGCTTATGGCAACCGTTAAGGGCGACGTGCACGACATCGGTAAGAATATCGTGAGCGTAGTGCTTGCCTGCAACGGCTACGAAATCATCGACCTAGGCGTAATGGTTCCTGCCGAAAAGATTCTGGAGGCAGCCAAGGAGCATAACGTTGATGTGATCGGCCTAAGCGCGCTTATCACCCCATCATTGGAAGAGATTATACACGTGGTTCGCGAGATGAAGCGTCAAGACTTCAACATCCCCGTATTCTTTGGGGGAGCAACCACCAGCAAGATACATACTGCCGTAAAGATTGCGACCGAATACAACAGCGGAGCAATTTACGTTAAGGATGCCTCACGCGCTGTGGGCGTGGTGCGCAGCCTTATCTCGGAGAACAGAAAAGAGTACATCGACAAGGTTAACGAGGAGTACACCCATATGCGCGAGGAGCACAATCGCCTCCGTAGCGCCAACGAGTACGTTTCGCTTGCCGATGCTCGCGCTAACCGAGTAAAAACCGATTGGGCAACTTTACCTATCGCTGAGCCTAAGCAGAAAGGAACATTTGTTCTTGAGGATTACTCGCTCGAAGAGCTAGCGAAGTACATCGACTGGACCTACTACTTCTTTGCATGGGACATTACCGGAAGATATCCAAAGATATTCCATGATCCCGTAAAGGGCGAGGAGGCCAAGAAGCTTTACGAAGATGCTCAGGTGATGCTTAAGCGAATTGTAGAGGAGAAACTGTTTACCGCAAATGGCGTTTACTCTATACTTCCTGCTAACAGCATCGAAGAGGATGTGGCCCTGTACAACACCAAGGGCGATGAGGTTACCCGATTCCACTTCCTCCGCAATCAGGAGAAGCGTACCGAGGAGGCTAAGCCAAACTACTCGCTTGCCGACTATATCGCGCCACTCGATAGCGGCCGTAAGGACTACCTTGGAACGTTTGCCGTTACCGTTCATGGTGCCGATAAGCTGGTAGAGGAGTTTAAGTCGATAGGCGACGACTATAGCGCCATCATCGTAAAGCTGCTTGCCGATAGGTTTGCCGAAGCTTTTGCCGAGCGTCTGCACGAACGTGTACGCAAGGAGTTTTGGGGATACTCTGCTGCCGAGGAACTGCCACTTGAGGAGCTACTCCATGAGGATTACCAGGGAATTCGCCCAGCTGCAGGTTACCCATCGTGCCCCGAGCATAGCGAAAAGCGCACCTGCTTCGACCTGCTTGAGGCAGGAAAGAATATTGGTG
- a CDS encoding alpha/beta fold hydrolase: MKRLAFAAIAILMAFTGFSQKNAIRVEVTGKGSPVILLPGFGCPGSVWNETVAELKKNHECHMVTYAGFDGVAPVDTLWLPTVEKSIESYISEKGLKDVTVVGHSIGGTFGLMLCKAPQSRVTRLVVVDMLPCIGMVMIPNFKPEYVTFDNPYNKRMLAMDNAAFGAMQKQMVANMCADTLRQRQIAEWMMKADRKTYVYGYTELMRTDLRETVKDIQQPVLVLAAGKYPTKEQIVKMYDEQYVNLKNKTVKFVDNSAHFVMYDQPAVLLNELKGFIPAKR, encoded by the coding sequence ATGAAAAGACTAGCATTTGCAGCAATCGCCATCCTAATGGCATTTACAGGATTCTCTCAAAAGAACGCTATTCGCGTTGAAGTTACCGGCAAGGGCTCTCCCGTTATTCTGCTTCCCGGATTTGGATGCCCCGGCAGCGTGTGGAACGAAACGGTAGCCGAGCTGAAGAAGAACCACGAGTGCCACATGGTAACCTACGCCGGATTCGATGGTGTTGCTCCAGTAGACACGCTTTGGTTGCCTACTGTTGAGAAGTCGATTGAGAGCTACATCAGCGAAAAGGGGCTAAAGGATGTAACCGTGGTTGGACATAGCATTGGCGGCACCTTTGGTCTGATGCTCTGCAAAGCGCCTCAAAGCAGGGTTACAAGATTGGTGGTGGTAGACATGCTCCCCTGCATCGGAATGGTGATGATTCCGAACTTTAAGCCAGAGTACGTTACCTTCGATAATCCATACAATAAGCGGATGCTGGCCATGGATAATGCCGCCTTTGGTGCCATGCAAAAGCAGATGGTTGCCAACATGTGCGCCGACACGCTCCGCCAGCGTCAGATTGCAGAATGGATGATGAAGGCCGACCGCAAGACCTACGTTTACGGCTATACCGAGCTGATGCGCACCGATCTTCGCGAAACCGTTAAGGATATCCAACAGCCTGTGCTCGTACTTGCGGCAGGTAAGTACCCAACAAAGGAGCAGATCGTGAAGATGTACGACGAGCAGTACGTCAACCTAAAGAATAAAACCGTTAAGTTTGTTGACAACTCGGCGCACTTCGTAATGTACGATCAACCCGCGGTGCTGCTAAACGAGCTAAAGGGATTTATACCTGCAAAACGATAG
- a CDS encoding RNA polymerase sigma factor, with product MEQDIFQAIYNQHYPSIYRLCLGYVRGNADLAADLAQEVFIRVWEKHDEFKNQSQVSTWLYRIAVNCCLTEIRRSKSYQNRIQNYQAPEGDSAEKQHSDQEILQQCIAQLDEPDRVLAMLILEDLPQPEIAQVLGLSEGNTRVKIHRLKEKLRTAYQTKVAQNV from the coding sequence ATGGAACAAGATATCTTTCAAGCCATCTACAACCAGCACTACCCAAGCATATACCGCCTATGCTTGGGCTACGTGAGGGGCAACGCTGACCTTGCTGCCGATCTGGCCCAGGAGGTTTTCATCCGGGTATGGGAGAAGCACGACGAATTCAAGAACCAAAGCCAGGTATCGACGTGGCTTTACCGAATAGCGGTTAACTGCTGCCTCACCGAGATCCGCAGAAGCAAGAGCTACCAAAACCGGATACAGAACTACCAAGCGCCAGAGGGCGACTCGGCAGAGAAGCAGCACAGCGATCAGGAGATACTACAGCAGTGCATCGCGCAGCTCGACGAGCCCGACAGAGTACTGGCCATGCTGATTCTCGAAGATCTGCCTCAACCAGAAATAGCCCAAGTGCTGGGATTAAGCGAGGGAAACACGAGGGTAAAAATCCACAGGCTAAAGGAGAAGCTCCGCACCGCCTACCAAACCAAGGTTGCCCAGAACGTTTAA